One window of Paenibacillus sp. FSL K6-3182 genomic DNA carries:
- a CDS encoding Ig-like domain-containing protein yields MNRTSKLSSFIAVMLLLQLSLAGWSSAPQQVAAAASGPVVLSLSPADDLINVSISADLKMTFDENVSKGSSSTSIYIYDYATSNLVESIPLSSNRITIDSSQRVVTIDPSNNFALNTNYYILVDAGAFVNQSNGVGYAGIKSASSWNFRTVAEVDVTRPSHTGLSPTVAPIAVTTPITISFNEPVYVASGNIQISSVEDSRTIAVTSNAVRGSGTNLIVIQPPAALQPNTAYTVTIPDTAFQDAAGNLYYGTSWVFTTDAAPVNVAAPFVPADNATSVPVNSELFITFDKAIQARADKYIEIRRVSNNTTFERFSALSSRITVTKNQVKITPSSNFEPNTAYYVLIDAGAFTQTDPNGSQWYHGIAGASVWNFSTDPGYETTPPLATELLPVANGSITSLNSVLKINFNEPVFPSSGVIEIREAATGSLFRSIPITSERVTGGGTYQITIDPNKAINGESEKAFVNNTKYYITIGNRAIRDAAGNHFAGISSSTYWSFTVSQDTVRPTLTLLNPVNNAVSVGLKQDITATFSEPIMKGATGTITFNPVGNSALKAIPANYYVHGNNNSLLVITPSEALTANTVYYVTIDASAVTDLAGNSFAGILNEYQWTFRTFGSDTTAPVLNKLEWSGSTITMTYNEELNVYAVPSAGSFYVTVSGAPRSVISVQVRGEAVYLTLSSPIVAGQLVKLSYTKAAIGLIQDTSGNEAISISNQDVSGAKDIKAPTIVSGNASGSAITLSFDKDLMSVNSYAYLQFTVSVGGVNYSTTSISSKANTILLTINGSIQNYQNVVVSYAQGTYPVRDTAGNYLAGFNNYSLYSTPDTATPTLQYVSYSTNYVTLKYNKSLNPQSVPSAGQFSVLVDGVARPVIQVYISGDSVILTLSTSVTSGQVVSVSYVPSVSLITDLAGNAASSFNNITSGGSSGGGQNVNINGVIAKGSTLTINFGETLNSSYLPSTASFLVKANNSLRMVSRVDISGGSVILTLASPILMGEAVTVTYYSTTTGLRTNNGSTINSFTNINAANQTTILDGLSGDFEAADGGGIGLKLSAATTLYDTSPAGVQANRYTVSYDRVLAAYQAARTAGLSVPRVAFKVPSTERAGIVAVPISSLDAAYRLNANSIFAVQYGDATYELKLDASDFLKINTLLGGSIAEGQLLIRIDQGLSSLTNALSSKINSTNTSLLSGPYHFDVTTVSGSLQKPYNELNSYVSRTIQTPQSVDASKTAVVWFDPTTGGLSYVPTELTTSGGKTTATFKRKGNSAYALVSNSSSFSDLSKHWAASAIHIMSRKFIVEGRSATKFEPEKAITRGEFATYIAKGLGLSSDRSAAAKFKDVNANTAMGAYIGAASAAGVVAGNTDGTFKPNNPITRQEMAVMMIRAAKVAGLTVQLPESAATYLKKYTDRGKVGAWAQTDMAKSVYIGVISGKTATTLSPQTNATRAEGTVMLLRLLQKVKFLSS; encoded by the coding sequence ATGAATCGAACGAGCAAGCTATCTTCGTTTATCGCTGTTATGCTGTTGCTCCAATTAAGCTTAGCAGGATGGTCATCGGCTCCGCAGCAAGTGGCAGCGGCGGCTTCTGGTCCTGTCGTACTTAGTCTGAGCCCAGCCGACGATCTAATTAATGTATCGATCTCCGCTGATTTAAAGATGACCTTTGATGAAAATGTAAGCAAAGGCTCAAGTTCAACGTCTATTTATATTTATGATTATGCAACAAGCAACTTGGTAGAGAGTATACCTCTATCGTCTAATCGAATTACTATTGATTCATCGCAGCGTGTCGTGACAATAGATCCGTCTAATAATTTTGCTTTAAACACGAATTATTACATATTGGTAGATGCCGGTGCTTTTGTTAATCAATCCAATGGTGTTGGTTATGCCGGTATAAAAAGTGCTAGCAGCTGGAATTTTCGTACCGTTGCTGAAGTTGATGTAACCAGGCCTTCTCATACGGGCTTGTCGCCAACTGTCGCTCCGATTGCTGTGACTACACCGATTACCATTTCATTTAATGAGCCTGTTTATGTTGCAAGTGGCAACATACAAATTAGCTCGGTTGAGGACAGCCGTACTATTGCTGTTACATCCAACGCGGTAAGAGGCAGCGGGACGAACCTAATCGTCATTCAACCTCCTGCAGCGCTACAGCCTAATACAGCATACACCGTTACAATTCCAGATACTGCATTTCAAGATGCGGCGGGGAATCTATATTACGGAACATCATGGGTTTTTACAACGGACGCAGCACCGGTAAACGTAGCTGCACCATTTGTTCCGGCTGATAATGCTACCTCCGTACCAGTAAACTCAGAGCTGTTCATTACTTTCGATAAAGCTATACAGGCACGTGCGGACAAATATATTGAAATACGCAGAGTTAGCAATAATACTACTTTTGAGCGTTTTAGTGCTCTTTCATCGAGAATTACAGTAACCAAAAATCAAGTAAAGATAACTCCAAGCTCTAACTTTGAGCCGAATACAGCTTATTATGTTTTAATTGATGCTGGAGCCTTCACCCAGACAGACCCAAATGGGTCTCAATGGTATCATGGTATTGCTGGAGCATCCGTTTGGAATTTTAGTACAGACCCGGGCTATGAAACCACTCCGCCTCTTGCAACAGAATTGCTGCCGGTTGCGAATGGATCTATCACCAGCTTAAATTCTGTACTCAAAATTAATTTTAATGAACCGGTCTTTCCAAGCAGCGGAGTTATTGAGATTAGAGAAGCTGCAACAGGATCGTTGTTTCGTTCCATTCCTATTACTTCGGAACGCGTGACTGGCGGCGGTACCTATCAGATAACGATAGACCCTAATAAAGCGATAAACGGAGAGTCTGAGAAAGCTTTCGTAAACAATACGAAATACTATATAACGATTGGCAATCGCGCTATTCGTGATGCAGCAGGAAATCATTTTGCAGGAATATCCTCGTCGACGTATTGGTCTTTTACGGTTTCTCAAGATACGGTAAGACCAACACTAACCTTATTGAATCCTGTTAACAATGCCGTTTCAGTTGGTTTAAAGCAAGATATTACTGCAACTTTTAGTGAACCAATTATGAAAGGTGCTACAGGTACGATTACGTTTAATCCTGTAGGAAATAGTGCACTTAAAGCTATTCCTGCAAACTATTATGTTCATGGTAATAATAATAGCCTATTAGTCATTACGCCTTCGGAAGCATTAACTGCGAATACAGTTTATTATGTAACGATTGATGCAAGTGCAGTAACCGATTTAGCAGGCAACAGTTTTGCTGGAATATTGAATGAATATCAATGGACGTTTCGCACTTTCGGATCGGATACGACTGCTCCAGTATTAAACAAGCTTGAGTGGAGCGGATCAACGATTACGATGACCTATAACGAAGAATTGAATGTGTATGCGGTACCTTCGGCGGGGAGCTTTTATGTGACTGTAAGTGGCGCTCCTCGGTCTGTGATAAGCGTACAAGTTCGAGGGGAAGCTGTTTATCTTACTCTATCGAGCCCGATTGTTGCTGGCCAGTTAGTAAAACTATCGTACACGAAAGCGGCAATAGGACTCATTCAAGATACTTCGGGGAATGAAGCGATAAGCATATCCAATCAGGATGTATCCGGTGCGAAGGATATCAAAGCACCAACTATCGTTAGCGGAAACGCATCTGGCAGCGCGATCACCTTGTCCTTTGACAAAGACTTAATGTCAGTAAACAGCTACGCTTATTTACAATTTACTGTTAGTGTGGGTGGCGTTAACTACAGTACGACATCAATCTCAAGCAAGGCTAACACTATTTTGCTTACGATAAATGGCTCGATTCAGAATTATCAAAACGTTGTAGTGTCTTACGCTCAGGGCACTTATCCAGTAAGGGATACAGCTGGTAACTATTTGGCTGGATTTAATAATTATAGTTTGTATAGCACGCCTGATACAGCAACACCTACATTGCAATATGTAAGCTACAGCACTAATTATGTGACCTTAAAATATAATAAAAGCTTGAATCCACAAAGTGTACCTTCCGCAGGGCAGTTTAGTGTCCTAGTGGATGGAGTCGCACGACCTGTAATTCAGGTCTACATTTCAGGAGACTCCGTTATACTAACGCTATCGACATCAGTAACATCTGGGCAAGTCGTATCTGTTTCTTATGTGCCTTCTGTTTCACTAATAACTGATTTAGCGGGCAATGCTGCATCTTCTTTTAACAATATCACTTCAGGAGGAAGCAGTGGTGGAGGACAAAACGTCAATATTAACGGAGTGATTGCAAAAGGCTCAACGTTAACTATTAATTTCGGAGAAACGTTAAACAGCAGTTATCTGCCTTCTACTGCTTCGTTTCTCGTAAAAGCGAATAATTCTTTAAGGATGGTTTCAAGAGTAGACATTAGCGGAGGTTCGGTTATCTTAACGCTAGCTTCACCTATATTAATGGGCGAAGCGGTTACTGTAACCTATTACTCTACTACTACTGGACTTCGTACCAATAACGGATCTACAATAAATAGCTTTACAAATATAAATGCAGCCAATCAGACGACTATTCTCGACGGGTTGTCAGGTGATTTTGAAGCTGCAGATGGCGGTGGTATCGGATTAAAACTCTCGGCAGCCACAACGTTGTATGATACATCTCCTGCAGGCGTACAAGCTAACCGATATACGGTTTCATACGACAGAGTACTTGCAGCATACCAAGCAGCTCGAACAGCAGGTTTATCTGTTCCTCGTGTAGCATTTAAGGTGCCATCAACTGAACGTGCAGGTATTGTAGCTGTTCCAATAAGCTCTCTTGATGCAGCTTATCGTTTAAATGCAAATTCGATATTTGCTGTTCAATATGGTGATGCTACTTATGAGCTGAAATTAGATGCATCTGATTTTCTAAAAATCAATACATTGTTAGGCGGCAGTATCGCGGAAGGCCAATTGCTTATTCGAATTGATCAAGGTTTATCTTCATTAACGAATGCACTCAGTTCTAAAATTAACAGTACTAATACGAGTTTGTTATCCGGACCATATCATTTCGATGTCACAACAGTGAGTGGCTCCCTGCAGAAGCCGTACAATGAATTGAATAGTTATGTTTCTCGTACGATTCAAACCCCTCAGTCTGTTGACGCTAGTAAAACTGCCGTAGTATGGTTCGATCCAACAACAGGAGGGCTCTCCTATGTTCCGACCGAGCTTACGACAAGCGGCGGGAAGACGACAGCAACTTTTAAAAGAAAAGGAAACAGCGCTTATGCGCTTGTTAGCAATTCATCCAGCTTCTCCGATCTATCGAAGCATTGGGCAGCTTCTGCTATCCATATCATGTCGCGCAAATTCATCGTGGAAGGGCGCTCGGCAACGAAGTTTGAACCAGAGAAGGCTATTACACGAGGTGAGTTTGCGACCTATATCGCCAAAGGGCTTGGCCTCAGCAGCGACAGGAGTGCAGCGGCTAAGTTCAAGGATGTAAATGCGAACACAGCGATGGGGGCGTATATTGGAGCCGCCTCAGCGGCTGGTGTCGTCGCTGGCAATACGGATGGCACCTTCAAGCCAAACAATCCGATTACACGTCAGGAAATGGCCGTTATGATGATTAGAGCGGCGAAGGTGGCTGGTCTAACGGTGCAGCTGCCAGAATCGGCCGCAACTTATCTCAAGAAGTATACGGATCGAGGCAAGGTTGGCGCTTGGGCGCAGACAGATATGGCGAAATCAGTGTACATTGGTGTGATTAGCGGTAAAACAGCAACAACATTAAGCCCGCAAACCAATGCAACTCGCGCAGAAGGAACGGTTATGCTTCTTCGTTTGCTGCAGAAGGTGAAATTTCTTTCGTCATAA
- the metK gene encoding methionine adenosyltransferase translates to MSVKGRHLFTSESVTEGHPDKICDQISDAVLDAFLEADPYARVACEVSVATGLVLVIGEISSRADFIDISSIARRTIKEIGYTRAKYGFDSSTCAVLTSLNEQSADIAQGVNAALETRDGKDMKQENEDIGAGDQGLMFGFATNETPELMPLPIALSHRIARRLSEVRKNETLAYLRPDGKTQVTIEYADGKPVRVDTIVVSTQHAEEITLEQIQQDILEHVIKPVVPVEWLDADTKYFINPTGRFVIGGPQGDAGLTGRKIIVDTYGGYARHGGGAFSGKDPTKVDRSAAYAARYVAKNIVAAGLADKCEIQLAYAIGVAQPVSINVDTYGTGKIGEDKLVDIITSNFDLRPAGIIKMLDLRRPIYRQTAAYGHFGRTDVDLPWERVDKAEKLKADAGVQSGV, encoded by the coding sequence ATGTCGGTTAAAGGACGCCATTTGTTTACATCAGAATCAGTTACTGAAGGCCATCCGGATAAGATTTGTGATCAAATATCCGATGCTGTCTTAGATGCATTTCTAGAAGCAGATCCATACGCGCGTGTAGCTTGTGAGGTTTCTGTAGCAACAGGTCTTGTACTTGTTATTGGTGAAATTAGCAGCCGTGCTGATTTTATTGATATTTCTTCAATTGCACGCCGTACGATTAAAGAAATCGGTTATACACGTGCCAAATACGGCTTTGACTCCAGTACATGTGCAGTTTTGACTTCGCTCAATGAGCAGTCCGCTGACATTGCACAAGGCGTTAACGCTGCGCTTGAAACTCGTGATGGCAAAGATATGAAGCAAGAAAACGAAGATATCGGTGCAGGCGACCAAGGTCTAATGTTTGGTTTTGCTACAAACGAAACACCTGAGCTTATGCCACTTCCAATTGCGCTATCTCACCGTATCGCTCGCCGCTTATCTGAAGTACGTAAAAACGAGACGCTTGCTTACCTTCGTCCAGATGGTAAAACGCAAGTTACAATTGAATATGCAGATGGTAAACCTGTTCGCGTAGATACCATTGTCGTTTCTACACAACATGCGGAAGAAATCACGCTTGAGCAAATCCAACAAGATATTCTTGAGCATGTTATTAAGCCGGTTGTTCCAGTGGAATGGCTTGATGCTGATACAAAATACTTCATTAACCCAACTGGCCGCTTCGTAATTGGCGGACCTCAAGGTGATGCTGGTCTAACTGGCCGTAAAATTATCGTTGACACGTATGGCGGCTACGCTCGTCATGGCGGCGGCGCATTCTCAGGTAAGGATCCTACAAAAGTTGACCGTTCAGCAGCTTATGCTGCCCGTTATGTAGCTAAGAACATCGTAGCTGCAGGACTTGCAGACAAATGCGAAATCCAACTGGCTTACGCAATTGGTGTTGCTCAACCGGTATCAATTAACGTAGATACGTATGGAACAGGCAAAATTGGTGAAGATAAACTTGTTGATATCATCACTAGCAACTTTGACCTTCGTCCTGCAGGCATTATCAAAATGCTTGATCTACGTCGCCCAATTTACAGACAAACAGCTGCTTATGGTCACTTCGGCCGTACAGACGTTGATCTTCCTTGGGAACGCGTTGACAAAGCGGAGAAGCTTAAAGCAGACGCTGGCGTTCAAAGCGGAGTTTAA
- a CDS encoding alpha/beta-type small acid-soluble spore protein, translating into MSRSNKVVVPTSKAALNQLKYEIAAEFGLTSGGYASEGADTEFADELGASSGAGGHSVHWSALSTRQAGSVGGEITKRLIAQAESVLGGYQ; encoded by the coding sequence ATGAGTCGTTCGAATAAAGTAGTAGTACCAACAAGTAAAGCAGCACTAAATCAACTGAAATATGAAATAGCTGCAGAATTTGGTTTAACCTCAGGCGGCTATGCAAGCGAAGGAGCGGACACTGAGTTTGCTGACGAACTAGGGGCATCCTCTGGAGCCGGAGGCCACAGCGTACACTGGTCAGCATTATCAACGAGGCAAGCTGGTTCAGTGGGCGGAGAGATCACCAAAAGGCTGATAGCTCAAGCAGAATCAGTGCTTGGCGGTTATCAATAA
- a CDS encoding S-layer homology domain-containing protein, with amino-acid sequence MREKSNSLFKQNSQQPHVFRGGEIKVMKKKIAAFVLATALVLPLSVPAFAATPSDVVGKPVQSAVEELTALGIISGYEDGTFKPENSITRAELAKVVVIATGNESAAKLMNDVKPSFKDVKANAWYTGYINVASAKGFIQGFNGNYRPSDSVKFEEVVAILVRALGYQDKHLSGSWPYNVILQADNLNIFDGLEIATGTKANRGIVAELTSNTLGATLVGYDADGNQLDVDTKGKKLAANANLVPLINKLGTTEDKVLTGTSLTSKKEVSLNGANEVTADNFFVTGGKKLGELLGHSVSVLKKNGSNKILAITDAQAAGNIITTTSDANPAGTTVANAVYYNDGSVKNSAPGVVTYVNTDKQVSNYSLANDKEVVILLNSDDKVQALLVNNWDSNLVFEEVTAYKDYSRVTSKESGASYKVNSNTAISLDGKTAALADLKANDVVNVIKNADGDALNVVATRNTVSGKLDSIGKSGNDVTYTVGGKTYAVVANGLGGTIGTEYTYHLNKDGKIAYRSSVSGVDNSQFAVILNVELDKSFIKDGEVLNGYKKVVYYSLKDAKSVTEYTKDDDVTVALKNTLVELKYTDGLINLPAAHGAVSLAADLVVSEVTASKLTIDNNSYGLNSNTIYLKASVNKSDSTKTTITVGTAADVTKGAKVAVKTDASGAAKYVVVTTAGSSANLPTVQGLFVKASENISATGSTYSVTLNVKGEEKTFALTNETGVDAYNKVKDLKKSDLVKLTDKPDSGNALYEYADAIAVATDASSLTVDNSTRVIVAGNATFVVSPETQIFYKKGDTVSVGSFADLREAVDGNNYNTKYTVVVQGSGLKYNGYDEAGVVVVKVK; translated from the coding sequence ATGAGGGAAAAGAGCAATTCACTATTTAAACAAAACTCTCAACAACCGCACGTATTTAGAGGAGGAGAAATAAAGGTTATGAAGAAAAAAATAGCAGCATTTGTGCTAGCTACTGCGCTAGTACTACCATTATCCGTTCCAGCTTTTGCAGCAACACCATCTGATGTTGTTGGCAAACCGGTACAATCAGCAGTTGAAGAACTAACTGCACTAGGAATCATTTCAGGTTATGAAGATGGTACATTTAAACCAGAGAACTCAATTACTCGTGCAGAACTTGCGAAAGTAGTTGTTATCGCTACTGGTAACGAAAGCGCAGCGAAATTGATGAATGATGTTAAACCATCGTTCAAAGACGTTAAAGCTAATGCTTGGTACACTGGTTACATCAACGTAGCTTCTGCTAAAGGCTTTATCCAAGGCTTCAACGGTAACTACCGTCCTTCTGACAGCGTTAAGTTTGAAGAGGTAGTAGCTATTTTGGTACGTGCACTTGGTTACCAAGATAAGCACCTTTCAGGTTCATGGCCTTATAACGTAATACTTCAAGCTGATAACCTTAACATCTTTGATGGTCTTGAAATCGCGACTGGCACTAAAGCTAACCGCGGTATCGTTGCTGAATTGACATCCAACACTTTGGGTGCAACACTTGTTGGCTACGATGCAGACGGCAACCAACTTGATGTTGATACAAAAGGTAAAAAACTTGCAGCAAACGCAAACCTTGTTCCATTGATCAACAAACTTGGAACTACTGAAGATAAAGTTCTTACTGGTACTTCTTTGACTAGCAAAAAAGAAGTTAGCCTTAACGGTGCTAACGAAGTTACTGCTGACAACTTCTTTGTAACTGGCGGCAAAAAACTAGGTGAACTTCTTGGTCACTCAGTTAGCGTTCTTAAAAAGAACGGAAGCAACAAAATTCTTGCTATAACAGATGCACAAGCAGCTGGTAACATTATCACGACTACATCTGATGCAAACCCTGCTGGTACTACTGTAGCTAACGCTGTTTATTACAACGATGGTTCAGTAAAAAATTCAGCTCCAGGTGTTGTTACTTATGTAAACACTGATAAGCAAGTTTCCAACTACAGTCTTGCTAATGATAAAGAAGTAGTAATTCTTTTGAACAGCGATGACAAAGTTCAAGCTCTATTGGTTAACAACTGGGATTCGAACTTGGTATTTGAAGAAGTTACAGCTTACAAAGATTACAGCCGTGTAACAAGCAAGGAAAGTGGCGCTTCTTACAAAGTGAACAGCAACACTGCAATTTCCCTTGACGGCAAAACTGCTGCACTTGCTGATTTGAAAGCAAATGACGTAGTTAACGTAATCAAAAATGCTGATGGTGATGCTCTAAACGTAGTTGCGACTCGCAACACTGTTTCTGGCAAACTTGATTCCATTGGTAAGTCTGGTAATGACGTTACTTACACTGTAGGTGGCAAAACTTATGCTGTTGTTGCTAATGGCCTAGGTGGAACAATTGGAACTGAGTACACTTACCACTTGAACAAAGATGGTAAAATTGCTTACAGATCTTCTGTTTCTGGTGTAGATAACAGTCAATTCGCTGTAATTCTAAATGTTGAATTGGATAAATCCTTCATTAAAGATGGCGAAGTTTTGAATGGCTACAAAAAAGTAGTTTACTATTCGTTGAAAGATGCTAAGTCTGTAACTGAGTACACGAAAGATGATGATGTTACAGTAGCATTGAAAAATACTTTGGTTGAACTGAAGTATACTGATGGTCTTATCAACTTGCCTGCAGCTCATGGTGCTGTTTCCTTGGCTGCTGACCTAGTAGTTTCTGAAGTAACAGCTTCTAAATTGACAATTGACAATAATAGCTACGGTCTTAACAGCAACACAATTTACTTGAAAGCTTCAGTTAATAAATCAGATAGCACTAAAACAACAATCACTGTTGGAACTGCTGCTGATGTAACTAAAGGCGCTAAAGTTGCAGTTAAAACAGATGCTAGCGGCGCAGCTAAGTACGTAGTAGTTACTACAGCTGGCTCATCTGCTAATCTTCCAACCGTACAAGGTCTATTCGTTAAAGCAAGTGAAAATATTTCTGCAACTGGTTCTACTTACTCCGTAACACTAAATGTTAAGGGTGAAGAGAAAACTTTTGCACTAACCAATGAAACTGGCGTTGATGCTTATAACAAGGTTAAAGATTTGAAAAAATCTGATCTCGTTAAATTGACAGACAAACCAGATTCCGGTAACGCTCTTTATGAATATGCTGATGCTATTGCTGTAGCAACTGATGCTTCTTCTTTGACAGTTGACAACAGCACAAGAGTAATTGTTGCTGGAAATGCTACTTTTGTAGTATCTCCTGAAACACAAATCTTCTACAAAAAAGGTGATACAGTTTCCGTTGGTTCGTTCGCTGATCTTCGTGAAGCTGTTGATGGCAACAACTACAACACCAAGTATACAGTAGTTGTTCAAGGTAGTGGTCTTAAGTACAATGGCTACGACGAAGCTGGCGTTGTCGTTGTTAAAGTTAAGTAA